The following nucleotide sequence is from Micromonospora sp. WMMD1120.
CAGCGGTCACGTCGCCCGGGCCCTGCTTGCGCAGGTACATGCTGACCGGCTCGTCGTGCTCGGAGCTGACGCACAGCTCCTTGATGTTCATGACGAGCTCGACCACGTCCTCCTTGACGCCGGGGATCGTGGTGAACTCGTGCAGCACACCGTCGATCTTGATCGAGGTGACGGCCGCGCCCGGGATCGACGACAGCAGCGTACGCCGCAGCGAGTTACCCAGGGTGTAGCCGAAGCCCGGCTCCAGCGGCTCGATGGCGAACCGGGACCGGGTCTCGTTGATCGACTCCTCGGAGAGGGAGGGTCGCTGGCTGATGAGCATCTTTTCTCTTCTCTTCCGGGGACGCCCGCTATTTGACGCCCACGACACAAACTGTTCCGGTGGCCCGCCCTGCCGGACGGGCCACCGCAACGAGCCCGACTACTTGGAGTAGAGCTCGACGATCAGCTGCTCCTGGACCTGCGTGTCGATGACCTGCCGGGCCGGGAGGGAGTGCACGAGCACCTTCATCTGGCTCGGGATGGCCTCGAGCCACGCCGGAACCGTCTTCGAGCCGGCCTGGGCCTGCGCGACGATGAACGGGGTGAGCTCCTTGCTCTTGCCCCGAACCTCGATGATGTCGTGCTCCTTGACGCGGTACGACGGGATGTCGACCTTCTTGCCGTTCACCGTGAAGTGACCGTGCTTGACCAGCTGGCGGGCCATGTCCCGGGACTGGGCGAAGCCGGCCCGGTAGACCACGTTGTCCAGCCGCGACTCGAGGATCTGCAGGAGGACCTCACCGGTCTTGGCCTGCTTGCCGACGGCTTCCTCGTAGTAACCGCGGAACTGCTTCTCCAGCACGCCGTACACGCGGCGGGCCTTCTGCTTCTCACGGAGCTGGAGCAGGTACTCCGTCTCCTTGGTGCGGCCGCGGCCGTGCTGCCCGGGCGGGAACGGCCGGGACTCGAACGGGCACTTCGGACCATCGCACTTGCTGCCCTTGAGGAACAGCTTCATCTTCTCCCGCCGGCAACGGCGGCAGTCAGCACCGGTGTAACGAGCCATCTCTCTCTACCTCTCAGACCCGGCGACGCTTCGGCGGACGGCACCCGTTGTGCGGCTGCGGGGTGACGTCGGAGATCTGCCCGACCTCGAGGCCCACGGCCTGCAGCGAACGGATGGCGGTCTCCCGGCCGGAGCCGGGACCCTTGACGAACACGTCGACCTTGCGCATGCCGTGCTCCATGGCGCGACGCGCGGCGGCCTCGGCGGCCAGCTGCGCGGCGAACGGAGTCGACTTGCGGGAGCCCTTGAAGCCGACCTGGCCGGCGGAGGCCCAGGAGATGACCGCACCGGTCGGGTCCGTGATGGACACGATGGTGTTGTTGAACGTGCTCTTGATATGCGCCTGCCCGTGGGCGACGTTCTTGCGTTCCTTGCGCCGGACCTTCTTGACAGCGGCTCCGGCACGAGCCTTCGGTGGCATAAGTCTGTGCGCTCCTGATTGGTTTCTGGCTTGTCGCCCCGTTGATGACGTAGACACCGGTTCCGGTTGGAGCCCGGCCTACCTCGGCGGAGAACGACCAGAATTCCGGTTAAAGAACTACTTCTTGCCGGGCTTCTTCTTGCCGGCGACGGTCCGCTTCGGGCCCTTGCGGGTCCGGGCGTTGGTCTTGGTCCGCTGGCCACGCACGGGCAGGCCCCGGCGGTGCCGGATGCCGGCGTAGCAGCCGATCTCGACCTTGCGGCGGATGTCAGCGGCGACCTCGCGGCGCAGGTCACCTTCAACCTTGTAGTTGCCCTCGATGTGGTCGCGGAGCTGCACGAGCTCCTCGTCCGTGAGGTCCCGAGCGCGCTTGTCCGGCGAGATGCCGGTGGCGGCGAGCGTCTCCAGGGCGCGGGTGCGACCGACCCCGAAGATGTAGGTGAGCGCGATCTCCAACCGCTTCTCGCGGGGGAGATCAACGCCGACTAGACGTGCCATGTGCGGGCGTACTCCTCGTGATGTGTGGCGGAGGTGTGGACCCGTCCCACCCCGCTACCGGCCGTCCCGTCCTTCCGACGCGGTGCGCGCCGGCGACCGGGATCGGTCGCTGCCCGAGCGGGCCCCGGCCTCCGACCGGGGGTCAGCCACGAGAGGAGTACGTCTTCACGTACCGCTCGCGGCTGGGACGAGCATGTGTGATGTGTGGTGTCGCTGGGATCTGCCTGGACCAACGCCACCCGGCCGTGTTCCGGCCGGACGGGCTGAGTCAGCCCTGGCGCTGCTTGTGGCGCGGGTCGCTGCAGATGACCATGACCCGGCCGTGCCGGCGGATAACCCGGCACTTGTTGCAGATCCTCTTGACGCTCGGCTTGACCTTCACGGTTGCCTTACTTCCCATCTGGGCCCGGGGACGCGAATGCGACACCGGACGTCGAAGACGGACACGGGACTTCCCGGCCGTCGTCAGGACTACTTGTAGCGGTAGACGATGCGCCCGCGGGTCAGGTCGTACGGCGAGAGTTCGACGACGACCCGGTCCTCCGGAAGAATGCGGATGTAGTGCTGCCGCATCTTGCCGCTGATGTGAGCCAACACCTTGTGACCGTTCGCGAGCTCCACCCGGAACATGGCGTTCGGCAGGGGCTCGATGACCCGACCCTCGATCTCAATGGCTCCGTCTTTTTTCGGCATGTCCTCCGCTGTCCTGACGTCGATTGCTCCGGGCGACCCACAACGCCTTACACGGAAATCTGACCAGAATCAGAAGACCGCGCCAGCCGCGGCTCCGACTCCCACCGAAGCGCAGGGTGGGCATGCCGGAGTGGACGCTGTGCGCCGATCAGAAAGTGTACGCCCGCCAGCAGGCACCCGCCAAACCGGCACCCACCCCACCCCCGGACCCCCAACCGCCAACCCCCACCCCGGCCCCCACCCCATCCGGTCGATCATGAAGTTGTGGTCACGACACGCCGCGCCCGGTGACCATAACTTCATGATCAGCCGGCAGGGCTCATGCGGGGGCGCATCCTGGGGGCGGGGCGTGGGGGTTGTTCTTCTTGGGGAGGCTTGGGAACCCCGGGCCAACCAGGCCGGCCAGCGTGCGGGCCAGCAGCACCACGCCCAACGGGCCGGCCACCCAGCCCGGCCAGAGGTAGAGCAGTTCCCTGCTGAACAGGGAGGCCGCCGCCCAGATGGTCACCACGATGGCGACGACGCTCAGGTACGGCACCCAGATCTCGACCAACCAGTGCGCCATACCGCCAAGGCCGGCGGGGCGGCTCAGCCGGGATGTCCACCGCCGGCGGAGTGGCTGCGACCGGCACCAGGCGGGATGTCCACCGCCGGCGAAGTGGCTGCGGCCGGCACCAGGCGGGACCGCTGCGGTGGTGCCACCGCCTCCCAGCCCCCGTCCCACCCGTCAAGGCTGGCTGATCATGAAGTTGTCGTTCGCGCCACCGGCGTGTCGTGACCATAACTTCAGGATCAACCTCGGGGTGGGGCGGGTGTTCAGGCGGTCGTCGACACGGCGGGCTGGCGGGCCGTCACCAGGTCGCCCAGGCGGGCCCGGCCGCCGTCGAAGGCGGTGAGGACCCAGACCCCGTCCGGCAACAGTGCCATCGAGTGCTCGACGTGGGCCGCCATCGAGCCGTCCCGGGTCACCACCGTCCAACCGTCGGCCAATTCGACGGTACGCGGGGACGCCATGGTGATCATCGGCTCGATGGCCAGCGCCATGCCGGGAACCAGTCGGGGGCCCTTGCCCGGCCGACCATGGTTCAGCACGTGCGGGTCCTGGTGCATCTCGGTGCCGATCCCGTGCCCGCCGTACCCGTCGACGATGCCGTACCGCCCGCCCTTGCGCACGGCGGTCTCCACAGCGTGTGAGATGTCGGTGAGTCGGCCCCTGCCGCTGGCGGCGCCACGCGCGGCGGCGGCGATCCCGGCCCACATCGCGTCCTCGGCGACAGCGGCCATCTTCAGCAGCGCCGGGTCGACCTCGCCGACCCCGACGGTGATCGCGGAGTCGCCGTGCCACCCGTCCAGCACCGCGCCGCAGTCGATCGAGATCAGGTCGCCGTCCTGAAGGACCTGCTTGGGCGACGGGATGGCGTGCACGACCTGCTCGTTGACCGAGGAGCAGATGGACGCCGGAAAACCGTGGTAGCCCTTGAACGACGGAACGGCCCCCGCCTCGCGGATGGTCGCCTCGGCGATGGCGTCCAGATCGGCGGTGCTCACGCCCGGAGCGACAGCCTCCCGCATGCGGCGCAGCGCCTCGGCCACCACCAGGCCGGCGGCCCGCATCTTCTCGATCTGGTCAGGGGTCTTCAGCTGGATGTCCAGCTGGGGACGACGCATGGAGCGGTTACCTTTCGTGGCCGTTCAGCGGGGCACGTCCTGCGTACCCCGCTGTTCGCACTCTATCCGCCGCGGCCCGGCGGGACCTCAGCCGCTGTACGACCGCAGGGCGTCGATGGCCCGGGTGGTGACGTCCTCCACCGGCCCGGTCGCGTCGATGCCGACCAGCTTGCCCTGGGCGCCGTAGTAGTCGACCAGGGGCGCGGTCTTCGCGCTGTATTCCCGGAGCCGCGTGGCGATGGTCTCCGGCTTGTCGTCGTCGCGCTGGAACAGCTCGGCGCCGCACCGGTCGCAGATGCCCGGCCGGGTCGTCGCGTCGAACTCGACGTGCCAGATCTTGCCGCAGCCCCGGCAGGTACGCCGACCGGACAGCCGCCGGATCACCTCGTCGTCGTCGACGACCAACTCCAGGACGAGGTCCAGGGCGGTGCCCAGGTCGGCGAGGAGCTTGTCCAGCGCGGCGGCCTGCGGAGTCGTCCGCGGGAAGCCGTCGAGCAGGAAGCCCTCGCTGGCGTCGGCCTCGGCCAGCCGGTCCCGGACCATGTTGATGGTGACCTCGTCCGGGACCAGCTCGCCCGCGTCCATGTACCGCTTCGCCTCGACGCCCAGCGGCGTGCCCTGGGTGACGTTCGACCGGAAGATGTCCCCGGTCGAGATCTTCGGCACCGAGAGGTGTGCGGCGATGAACTCGGCCTGTGTGCCCTTGCCCGCGCCCGGCGGGCCAACCAGAACGAGTCTCATCTACCGCAGGAACCCTTCGTAGTTCCGCTGCATGAGTTGGCTCTCGATCTGCTTCACGGTCTCCAGACCGACGCCGACCATGATGAGCACAGCGGTGCCGCCGAACGGGAAGTTCTGGTACTGCTGGTTGTCCAGCCAGATGAAGAAGAAGTTCGGCAGGATCGAGATGATGCCGAGGTAGAGCGCGCCCGGCAGGGTGATCCGGCTGAGGATGAAGTCCAGGTAGTCGGCGGTCGGCTTACCCGGGCGGATGCCCGGCACGAAGCCGCCGTACTTCTTCATGTTGTCCGCGACCTCGGTCGGGTTGAACGTGATCGAGACGTAGAAGTACGTGAAGAAGATGATCAGCAGGAAGTAGACCGCGATGTAGATCGGGCTGCTCGGGTTGACCAGGTTGTTCTGGATCCACGCCTGCGTCTTGCCCGGGTCGTTCTGGTCGAAGAACTGCAACGCCAGTTGCGGCAGGTAGAGCAGCGACGAGCCGAAGATGACCGGGATGACACCCGCCTGGTTGACCTTCAGCGGGATGTAGGTCGAGGTGCCGCCGTACATCCGCCGGCCGATCATCCGCTTGGCGTACTGCACCGGGATGCGGCGCTGCGCCTGCTCGATGAAGGTGACAGCGGTGATGACCACCAGGACCAGCACGATGACCAGGGCGAACATGTCCCAGCCCTTGCTGGTCTTGATCTGCCAACCCTCGCTGGGCAGCCGGGCCGCGATCGAGGTGAAGATCAGGACGGACATGCCGTTGCCGACGCCGCGGTCGGTGATCAACTCGCCGAGCCACATGACCATGCCGGTGCCGGCGGTCATCGTCATCACCAGGATGGTCAGCGTCAGCCAGTCCGGGATGCCGGTGCCGGTCGGGATGATCGGGAACTGGTCGCACCTGTTCTGGAACAGCTGACCGGAGCGGGCCAGCGCCACGAACGCCGACGCCTGGAGCACACCGAGACCCAGGGTCAGGTAGCGGGTGTACTGGGTGATCTTCGCCTGGCCGGCCTGGCCCTCCTTGCGGAGCTGCTCGAGGCGGGGGATCACGACGGTCAACAGCTGCAGGATGATCGACGCGGTGATGTAGGGCATGATGCCCAGCGCGAACACCGAGAGCTGGAGCAGCGCTCCGCCGGAGAAGAGGTTGAGCAGGTTCACCACCGAGGTGGTGTCACCCTGGATGGTGTCGAGGCACTTCTGCACGTTGCCGTACGAGACGCCCGGGCTGGGGAGCGTGGCGCCCAGCCGGTAGACCGCGATGATGCCTACTGTGAACAGCAGCTTCTTGCGCAGGTCAGGCGTACGGAACGCACTGAGAAAGGCGGACAGCAACTTCTTCCTCCTGCGCGCGGCGGGCCGCCGGTGATCCCTGGCGGGTCGGGGTGGATCACGGGCGAGTGCCCGCAACCCATGGCTGGGATGGGACTCTAACAGCCCCAACCCGGTCCGGGCAGATGTGCCCGACTACATAAATCGATTCCGATGTTACCTGGCGCTCATGGCCCCGGGCAGACCATGGCGCCCGCCAGTTGCTCACAACTGGACGGGCGCCATGGGTGTACGCCTTACAGCTCGGTGACGGAGCCACCGGCGGCGGCGATCTTCTCCTTGGCCGACGCACTGAACGCGTGCGCGGACACCTGGAGCGCCACACCCCCGAGGTCCCCGGTGCCGAGGACCTTTACCGGGTGGCCCTTGCGGACCGCGCCGGCCTCGACCAGCTCCAGCGGACCGACCTGACCACCGTTCGGGAACAGCTCAGCGAGCCGGTCCAGGTTGACCACCTGGAAGACGACCTTGAACTTGTTCTTGAAGCCCTTCATCTTCGGCAGGCGCATGTGGATGGGCATCTGCCCACCCTCGAACGCCGCCGAGATGTTCTTGCGGGCCTTGGAGCCCTTGGTACCGCGACCAGCGGTCTTGCCCTTGGAACCCTCACCGCGACCCACGCGGGTCTTCGCGGTCTTGGCACCGGGCGCCGGGCGCAGGTGGTGCACCTTGATCGTCATTACTCGACCTCCTCGACCTTCACGAGGTGGTTCACAGTGAAGATCATGCCGCGGATCTCGGGCCGGTCCTCCTTGACCACCACGTCGTTGATCCGCTTGAGACCGAGCGAACGCAGCGAGTCACGCTGGTTCTGCTTGGTCCCGATACCGGACCGGACCTGGGTGACCTTCAGGCGTGCCATCAGCTCGCCACCCCCGCCCGCGACGCCAGCATGGCGGCCGGCGCGACGTCCTCCACCGGCAGGCCACGACGCGACGCGACCTGCTCGGGGGACTCGAGCCCCTTCAGGGCCGCCACGGTGGCGTGCACGATGTTGATCGGGTTCGACGAGCCGAGGCTCTTGGAGAGCACGTCGTGGATCCCCGCGCACTCCAGCACGGCGCGCACCGGACCACCGGCGATGACACCCGTACCGGCCGAGGC
It contains:
- the rpsD gene encoding 30S ribosomal protein S4, with amino-acid sequence MARYTGADCRRCRREKMKLFLKGSKCDGPKCPFESRPFPPGQHGRGRTKETEYLLQLREKQKARRVYGVLEKQFRGYYEEAVGKQAKTGEVLLQILESRLDNVVYRAGFAQSRDMARQLVKHGHFTVNGKKVDIPSYRVKEHDIIEVRGKSKELTPFIVAQAQAGSKTVPAWLEAIPSQMKVLVHSLPARQVIDTQVQEQLIVELYSK
- the rpsK gene encoding 30S ribosomal protein S11 — encoded protein: MPPKARAGAAVKKVRRKERKNVAHGQAHIKSTFNNTIVSITDPTGAVISWASAGQVGFKGSRKSTPFAAQLAAEAAARRAMEHGMRKVDVFVKGPGSGRETAIRSLQAVGLEVGQISDVTPQPHNGCRPPKRRRV
- the rpsM gene encoding 30S ribosomal protein S13, whose translation is MARLVGVDLPREKRLEIALTYIFGVGRTRALETLAATGISPDKRARDLTDEELVQLRDHIEGNYKVEGDLRREVAADIRRKVEIGCYAGIRHRRGLPVRGQRTKTNARTRKGPKRTVAGKKKPGKK
- the rpmJ gene encoding 50S ribosomal protein L36 — protein: MKVKPSVKRICNKCRVIRRHGRVMVICSDPRHKQRQG
- the infA gene encoding translation initiation factor IF-1 encodes the protein MPKKDGAIEIEGRVIEPLPNAMFRVELANGHKVLAHISGKMRQHYIRILPEDRVVVELSPYDLTRGRIVYRYK
- the map gene encoding type I methionyl aminopeptidase encodes the protein MRRPQLDIQLKTPDQIEKMRAAGLVVAEALRRMREAVAPGVSTADLDAIAEATIREAGAVPSFKGYHGFPASICSSVNEQVVHAIPSPKQVLQDGDLISIDCGAVLDGWHGDSAITVGVGEVDPALLKMAAVAEDAMWAGIAAAARGAASGRGRLTDISHAVETAVRKGGRYGIVDGYGGHGIGTEMHQDPHVLNHGRPGKGPRLVPGMALAIEPMITMASPRTVELADGWTVVTRDGSMAAHVEHSMALLPDGVWVLTAFDGGRARLGDLVTARQPAVSTTA
- a CDS encoding adenylate kinase; its protein translation is MRLVLVGPPGAGKGTQAEFIAAHLSVPKISTGDIFRSNVTQGTPLGVEAKRYMDAGELVPDEVTINMVRDRLAEADASEGFLLDGFPRTTPQAAALDKLLADLGTALDLVLELVVDDDEVIRRLSGRRTCRGCGKIWHVEFDATTRPGICDRCGAELFQRDDDKPETIATRLREYSAKTAPLVDYYGAQGKLVGIDATGPVEDVTTRAIDALRSYSG
- the secY gene encoding preprotein translocase subunit SecY, which encodes MLSAFLSAFRTPDLRKKLLFTVGIIAVYRLGATLPSPGVSYGNVQKCLDTIQGDTTSVVNLLNLFSGGALLQLSVFALGIMPYITASIILQLLTVVIPRLEQLRKEGQAGQAKITQYTRYLTLGLGVLQASAFVALARSGQLFQNRCDQFPIIPTGTGIPDWLTLTILVMTMTAGTGMVMWLGELITDRGVGNGMSVLIFTSIAARLPSEGWQIKTSKGWDMFALVIVLVLVVITAVTFIEQAQRRIPVQYAKRMIGRRMYGGTSTYIPLKVNQAGVIPVIFGSSLLYLPQLALQFFDQNDPGKTQAWIQNNLVNPSSPIYIAVYFLLIIFFTYFYVSITFNPTEVADNMKKYGGFVPGIRPGKPTADYLDFILSRITLPGALYLGIISILPNFFFIWLDNQQYQNFPFGGTAVLIMVGVGLETVKQIESQLMQRNYEGFLR
- the rplO gene encoding 50S ribosomal protein L15; translated protein: MTIKVHHLRPAPGAKTAKTRVGRGEGSKGKTAGRGTKGSKARKNISAAFEGGQMPIHMRLPKMKGFKNKFKVVFQVVNLDRLAELFPNGGQVGPLELVEAGAVRKGHPVKVLGTGDLGGVALQVSAHAFSASAKEKIAAAGGSVTEL
- the rpmD gene encoding 50S ribosomal protein L30, producing MARLKVTQVRSGIGTKQNQRDSLRSLGLKRINDVVVKEDRPEIRGMIFTVNHLVKVEEVE